A section of the Paenibacillus yonginensis genome encodes:
- a CDS encoding SDR family NAD(P)-dependent oxidoreductase translates to MGKFDGKVAVVTGGTSGIGLASAQQFVKEGAYVFITGRRQRELDEAVKQIGKNVTGVRGDISKSEDLDILFETVKREKGHLDILFANAGLGSFLPLGEITEAQYYKTFDVNVKGTIFTVQKALALFPNKRGSIILTGSTAGSTGMPAFSIYGASKAAIRQLVRSWILDMRGTEIRINILSPGTIVTPAYDELFGSELDHVLEQAKNDIPLGRVGQVEEISNAVMFLASNESSYMNGVELFVDGGVAQV, encoded by the coding sequence ATGGGGAAATTTGACGGGAAGGTAGCAGTTGTAACCGGAGGTACAAGCGGCATTGGTCTCGCGTCGGCACAACAGTTCGTAAAAGAAGGGGCTTACGTTTTTATCACGGGACGCAGACAACGTGAACTGGATGAAGCAGTAAAGCAGATCGGAAAGAATGTTACAGGTGTCCGAGGTGACATATCTAAATCGGAAGATCTAGATATATTATTCGAAACCGTTAAGCGAGAAAAGGGACACTTGGACATTCTCTTTGCAAATGCCGGACTAGGGTCATTTCTTCCATTAGGAGAAATTACAGAAGCACAATACTACAAGACTTTCGATGTCAACGTGAAAGGAACCATCTTTACAGTACAAAAGGCATTAGCTTTGTTTCCAAATAAAAGAGGCTCGATTATTCTAACGGGATCCACTGCTGGCTCGACGGGGATGCCAGCGTTTAGTATCTATGGTGCATCCAAGGCAGCGATCAGACAGCTTGTCCGCAGCTGGATTCTTGATATGAGAGGGACCGAAATTCGTATAAACATCCTTAGTCCGGGAACAATCGTAACGCCGGCGTACGATGAGTTATTTGGCTCTGAACTAGATCATGTCCTGGAACAGGCAAAAAATGATATTCCGCTCGGCAGAGTGGGGCAGGTTGAAGAGATCTCCAATGCTGTCATGTTCCTAGCCTCTAATGAAAGCAGCTATATGAACGGCGTTGAATTATTCGTAGATGGCGGAGTAGCTCAAGTTTAA
- a CDS encoding GerAB/ArcD/ProY family transporter: MFVRTDDKITTSQAAVFLTNTILGAGILTMPRSITQAMKTPDSWLTILLGGVIIVFVILLMVKLCQRFPGQTVFQYAGRIVGKFPGGLLCLLLILYFVITAGFEIRTLAEVTLFFLLEGTPIWAVTLPFVWAGTYLVCGGINSIARVFQIVLPITLFVLLVSFGVSLRIFDINNLRPVLGDGILPVFRGLKSSILIYTGCEVVMTLVAFMQHPNQAAKAMLGGIAIPICLYLLTVIFVIGGLSIDSIITSTWPTFDLVRSFEITGFFVERLEFPLMVVWLMQMFCNFCSFFFQASLGVSQVFKCSFMPVALGMVPLIFLSAMVPKSVQDLFTLGSAIGMMGLILFLLLPVLLSLIWLFRTKGLKQHV, from the coding sequence TTGTTTGTTCGTACTGATGATAAAATCACGACCTCGCAAGCTGCTGTATTTCTTACAAATACTATACTGGGGGCCGGTATTCTCACGATGCCGCGAAGCATCACCCAAGCCATGAAGACCCCCGACTCCTGGCTGACCATCCTGCTGGGCGGCGTCATTATCGTGTTTGTCATTCTGCTCATGGTCAAGCTTTGCCAGCGGTTCCCGGGCCAGACCGTTTTTCAGTATGCCGGAAGAATTGTAGGAAAGTTCCCAGGCGGACTGCTATGCCTGCTGCTGATCCTTTATTTCGTCATTACTGCCGGCTTTGAAATCCGTACGCTGGCCGAAGTTACGCTGTTCTTCCTGCTCGAGGGCACCCCCATCTGGGCTGTAACCCTTCCCTTTGTTTGGGCCGGCACCTACCTGGTCTGCGGCGGCATCAACTCCATCGCAAGAGTCTTTCAAATCGTATTGCCGATCACCCTGTTCGTGCTGCTTGTCTCTTTCGGCGTGAGCCTGCGCATATTCGATATCAACAATCTGCGTCCTGTGCTGGGTGACGGAATTCTCCCGGTATTTCGCGGCTTGAAATCCTCGATCCTGATCTATACGGGATGCGAGGTCGTGATGACGCTGGTTGCCTTCATGCAGCATCCCAACCAGGCCGCCAAGGCGATGCTGGGCGGAATCGCCATTCCGATCTGCTTGTATCTTCTGACGGTCATCTTCGTGATTGGCGGCCTGTCGATCGACTCCATCATTACCAGCACCTGGCCAACCTTCGATCTGGTTCGAAGCTTTGAAATCACCGGGTTCTTTGTAGAGCGGCTTGAGTTCCCCCTTATGGTGGTTTGGCTGATGCAAATGTTTTGCAACTTTTGCAGCTTCTTTTTCCAAGCCTCGCTGGGGGTATCCCAGGTCTTCAAATGTTCCTTCATGCCGGTTGCCCTGGGCATGGTCCCGCTGATTTTCCTGTCGGCCATGGTCCCCAAAAGCGTTCAGGATCTGTTTACGCTAGGGAGTGCCATCGGCATGATGGGGCTGATCCTGTTTCTGCTGCTGCCGGTATTGCTTTCCTTAATTTGGCTCTTCCGCACGAAAGGATTGAAACAGCATGTATAG
- a CDS encoding SDR family NAD(P)-dependent oxidoreductase encodes MPFKTQELVVVTGTSSGIGRATAEQLAAEGFHVLAGVRRQEDADKIKRKNIEPVIVDVTRINTLKALAERVALDPLGRPLRAVVNNAGIAVNAPLEMVPLDEFRRQIEVSVIGQVAVIQALTPALLNSGGRVVNIGSLGGKVSMPGFGIYSAAKYAMEAINDSLRREMSSFGLKVIMITPGGVSTGLSEQGITTAERLAKLMTPDQHRRHDRLFDAVKAQAETWATAGIRPEKVAAVVSRAIHVSKPRTRYTVGRDSALLTRLVRILPDKLLDRMLRSQMKLQ; translated from the coding sequence ATGCCATTCAAAACTCAAGAACTGGTCGTCGTCACAGGTACGTCCAGCGGCATCGGCAGGGCTACCGCGGAGCAGCTTGCCGCCGAAGGCTTTCATGTTTTAGCAGGGGTTCGTCGTCAGGAAGACGCCGACAAAATTAAACGCAAGAATATCGAACCGGTGATCGTCGATGTTACCCGTATCAACACCCTAAAGGCGCTGGCCGAACGGGTGGCGTTAGATCCGCTTGGTCGCCCTTTGCGGGCCGTGGTCAACAATGCCGGCATCGCCGTTAATGCCCCTCTCGAGATGGTTCCGCTGGATGAATTTCGCCGCCAGATCGAAGTCAGCGTGATCGGACAGGTCGCGGTTATTCAGGCGCTTACCCCGGCCTTGCTGAACAGCGGAGGGCGAGTGGTCAATATCGGTTCGCTTGGGGGCAAGGTTTCCATGCCCGGGTTCGGCATTTATTCGGCTGCAAAGTATGCTATGGAAGCGATCAATGACAGTCTCCGCAGAGAGATGTCCTCGTTTGGCCTCAAGGTCATCATGATCACGCCGGGTGGCGTTAGCACGGGCCTGTCGGAACAAGGGATTACGACAGCGGAGCGGCTGGCGAAATTGATGACGCCGGACCAGCACCGGCGCCATGATCGTCTTTTTGATGCCGTGAAGGCTCAGGCTGAAACCTGGGCTACGGCCGGTATCCGCCCCGAGAAAGTGGCAGCCGTGGTTTCGCGAGCCATCCACGTAAGCAAGCCGCGCACCCGCTATACGGTCGGCCGCGATTCGGCCCTGCTGACCCGACTGGTCCGTATTCTCCCCGACAAACTCCTCGATCGGATGCTCCGTAGCCAGATGAAGCTGCAGTAA
- the araA gene encoding L-arabinose isomerase, with the protein MSTLGAKEFWFIVGSQHLYGEEALAEVKAHAQTMTDALNESGLLPYPLVLQELAVSADTITSLMKEVNYRDEVAGVITWMHTFSPAKMWIRGTKLLQKPLLHLATQFNESIPWSTIDMDFMNLNQAAHGDREYGFINARLKKRNKIVVGYWERPEVQQQIAAWMDVAVAYNESFNIKVARFGDNMRNVGVTEGDKVEAQIQFGWTVDYFGIGDLVEYVNVVKDEEVDRLFKEYAELYEFDYGAYSREDWEASVKVQARYEIAIKRFLDNGGYKAFTTNFEDLHGMKQLPGLAVQRLMAQGYGFAGEGDWKTAALDRLLKIMSHNQSTGFMEDYTYELAPGQESILQSHMLEVDPTLAGNRPKIVVSPLGIGGKEDPARLVFDGKSGDGVVVSMADFGTHFKLLINEVSAFEPAVPAPKLPVARVLWNVKPNFQDGVKAWIENGGGHHTVVSLNLTTDQIETYAKLVGLEYVIIK; encoded by the coding sequence ATGTCAACCTTGGGAGCGAAGGAGTTTTGGTTTATCGTAGGTTCGCAGCATCTTTATGGGGAAGAAGCGCTGGCGGAAGTGAAGGCCCATGCGCAGACCATGACCGATGCTTTAAATGAAAGCGGGCTACTGCCTTATCCGCTGGTTCTGCAGGAGCTGGCCGTTAGTGCAGACACAATCACAAGCCTGATGAAAGAGGTCAACTACCGGGACGAGGTGGCCGGCGTCATCACATGGATGCATACGTTCTCACCGGCGAAAATGTGGATTCGCGGAACAAAACTTCTGCAGAAGCCCCTGCTTCATCTCGCTACGCAGTTCAACGAAAGCATCCCTTGGTCGACGATCGACATGGACTTCATGAACCTGAACCAGGCCGCGCATGGCGACCGGGAATACGGCTTTATCAACGCCCGGCTCAAGAAACGCAACAAAATCGTGGTCGGGTATTGGGAGCGCCCGGAGGTGCAGCAGCAGATCGCGGCTTGGATGGACGTGGCGGTGGCCTACAACGAAAGCTTCAACATTAAAGTGGCCCGCTTTGGAGATAACATGCGCAATGTTGGCGTTACCGAAGGGGATAAGGTGGAAGCGCAAATTCAGTTTGGGTGGACGGTGGACTATTTTGGCATTGGCGACCTGGTCGAATACGTGAATGTGGTTAAGGATGAAGAGGTAGACCGTTTGTTCAAGGAATATGCCGAGCTTTACGAATTTGATTACGGTGCCTATAGCAGAGAAGATTGGGAAGCCAGCGTTAAAGTGCAGGCCCGTTATGAAATTGCAATTAAAAGATTTCTGGACAACGGCGGGTATAAGGCTTTTACAACAAACTTTGAAGATTTGCATGGCATGAAGCAGCTTCCAGGACTGGCCGTTCAGCGCCTGATGGCACAGGGATACGGCTTTGCCGGTGAGGGGGATTGGAAGACGGCGGCGCTGGACCGTTTGCTGAAAATCATGAGCCATAACCAGTCCACCGGCTTTATGGAGGACTACACCTACGAGCTGGCCCCTGGACAGGAATCGATTCTCCAGTCGCATATGCTGGAGGTGGATCCGACCTTGGCCGGGAATAGACCGAAGATCGTCGTCTCCCCGCTTGGCATTGGCGGCAAGGAAGATCCGGCACGTCTGGTGTTCGATGGCAAATCCGGCGACGGCGTTGTCGTTTCAATGGCTGACTTTGGCACACATTTCAAGCTTCTGATCAATGAGGTTTCCGCCTTTGAGCCGGCGGTTCCGGCTCCCAAACTTCCCGTAGCCCGCGTGCTTTGGAACGTGAAGCCGAACTTCCAGGACGGGGTGAAAGCCTGGATCGAGAACGGCGGCGGGCATCATACCGTGGTTTCGCTGAACCTGACAACGGATCAAATTGAAACCTATGCCAAGCTTGTAGGACTGGAATACGTGATCATCAAGTAG
- a CDS encoding putative quinol monooxygenase produces the protein MNDTKNRNVTVLWEARAKAGREAEMKAFMTAAVTPSRNDLGNIDYEAHEVEGQPGTFIIYERWENRDALDRHLSAPRMQELVPQLLELMEGSIEEGIRLLQPFRPAQ, from the coding sequence ATGAACGATACAAAGAACCGTAACGTTACTGTACTTTGGGAGGCAAGAGCTAAGGCAGGGAGAGAAGCCGAGATGAAGGCATTTATGACCGCTGCTGTCACTCCGTCGCGCAACGACTTGGGCAATATTGACTATGAGGCTCACGAGGTAGAAGGCCAGCCCGGTACATTCATCATCTACGAGCGCTGGGAAAACCGGGATGCTCTCGATCGGCACCTGAGCGCCCCACGGATGCAGGAACTGGTGCCCCAGCTTTTAGAACTGATGGAGGGATCTATTGAGGAAGGGATTCGACTCCTGCAGCCGTTCCGCCCAGCGCAGTAA
- a CDS encoding FAD-dependent monooxygenase — MSQQQVEHAIIVGGSLGGLMMGLALSRSGYTVTILERAADSSLRNGTFIRLHTKPYHNSEIERELRHLASNGNNHVEAWSAIQERLLNAVAKEPGITLQHHTRIASVGQNESSAWATSEEEQTFKGDFLIGADGYRSMVRRYLSPDKPFADYAGYLAWVGKVDENLLPKRDWRKRQLSSAYFSDSAAGKLTTAVMPGKEGGTQPGQRWIGFCWFDHSHNPLLSELGVLKDGIAQHSLYGEAVPDSLLEELSQTSQANWSKEEDAVLQIAIKDRSLIGAPVNEYIPNILSKGRIAMIGDAAHTMSPMTGAGFNDSLDDTVAIMDALKKYPNSIINALSEYQTRRLDIVRQDVFAGQGFNRTFGSL; from the coding sequence ATGTCACAACAACAGGTTGAACATGCCATTATTGTAGGTGGATCTTTAGGTGGTCTAATGATGGGGCTTGCGTTATCCCGTTCTGGTTATACAGTGACCATTCTTGAACGTGCTGCAGATTCATCCTTAAGAAATGGTACTTTTATTCGCTTACACACAAAGCCTTATCATAATAGTGAAATTGAACGAGAATTGAGACACTTGGCATCCAATGGTAACAACCATGTTGAAGCCTGGTCAGCCATTCAAGAACGTTTACTCAACGCAGTCGCTAAAGAACCTGGCATTACCCTTCAGCACCATACACGAATTGCTAGTGTTGGGCAAAATGAATCATCTGCCTGGGCTACCAGTGAAGAGGAGCAGACGTTTAAAGGAGACTTCTTGATTGGCGCAGATGGATATCGAAGTATGGTCCGCCGTTATTTAAGCCCTGACAAACCATTTGCAGATTATGCTGGCTATCTGGCTTGGGTAGGGAAAGTGGATGAAAATTTACTGCCAAAGAGGGACTGGAGAAAACGGCAGCTTTCGAGCGCTTATTTCAGCGATAGTGCAGCCGGTAAATTGACAACTGCGGTGATGCCGGGGAAAGAGGGGGGAACCCAGCCCGGCCAGCGGTGGATAGGTTTTTGCTGGTTTGATCACTCGCATAATCCATTGCTGTCTGAATTAGGCGTGTTAAAGGACGGGATTGCTCAGCATTCCTTATACGGTGAAGCTGTTCCGGATTCGCTGCTAGAAGAATTATCACAAACCAGCCAAGCCAATTGGAGTAAAGAAGAGGATGCCGTTTTGCAAATCGCAATTAAGGATCGCAGTTTAATCGGGGCACCTGTTAATGAATACATCCCTAATATCTTGTCAAAAGGAAGAATTGCCATGATCGGCGACGCAGCACATACCATGTCGCCAATGACAGGGGCAGGCTTTAATGACTCACTTGATGATACGGTTGCCATTATGGATGCCCTTAAAAAGTATCCGAATTCGATAATAAATGCTTTGAGCGAATATCAAACACGCCGTTTAGATATAGTTCGTCAAGATGTTTTTGCGGGCCAAGGCTTTAATCGCACTTTTGGGAGCTTATAA
- a CDS encoding winged helix-turn-helix transcriptional regulator: MKTFFCELEVTLEVIGGKWKGLVLYYLIKGPKRTGELKRLVHNISQKMLIQTLRELETDGLIRRKMYNQVPPKVEYSTTELGQSLEPILSSLCDWGGNYAEQSFAPGEIEILYLD; the protein is encoded by the coding sequence ATGAAAACATTTTTCTGTGAACTGGAAGTTACACTAGAGGTTATCGGAGGAAAGTGGAAGGGGCTTGTTCTGTACTATTTAATAAAAGGACCTAAACGGACGGGAGAGCTTAAGCGACTCGTTCATAATATATCGCAAAAGATGCTGATTCAAACTCTTCGGGAACTGGAAACAGACGGATTAATTCGCAGAAAGATGTACAATCAGGTACCGCCTAAGGTGGAATATTCAACGACGGAACTGGGTCAATCACTTGAACCTATTTTGAGTTCGCTTTGTGATTGGGGGGGGAATTACGCAGAGCAATCCTTCGCTCCGGGCGAGATTGAGATTTTGTATCTGGATTAA
- a CDS encoding TetR/AcrR family transcriptional regulator: MNTYDKILAAALKVLEEEGGAQFSTRAVTAIAQVTAPTLYHHFGSADGLLSAAIVEAFKQLFESKIAAVESTIPEIALRQGWDDYVRFAAARPRIYAAMMGRLLEGAHIEAADQSYQALVKNIQRAAAEGKLAVSAEAAADLVWASANTASWLYVTAQVRKAPPPQPDVVDLIRESVMQIILIPRTDNDSE; encoded by the coding sequence ATGAACACATATGACAAAATATTAGCAGCTGCTCTTAAGGTACTCGAAGAGGAGGGAGGAGCCCAATTTTCGACGCGAGCCGTAACTGCCATCGCGCAGGTTACAGCGCCTACTCTCTATCACCATTTCGGCAGTGCCGATGGGCTCCTAAGTGCAGCTATAGTGGAAGCGTTCAAACAGTTATTTGAAAGCAAGATTGCCGCTGTGGAGTCCACCATTCCAGAGATCGCTCTTCGTCAAGGATGGGATGACTATGTCCGCTTCGCGGCAGCCCGTCCTCGGATTTATGCGGCGATGATGGGGCGGTTGCTTGAGGGTGCCCATATCGAGGCGGCAGATCAGTCGTACCAAGCCCTGGTAAAAAATATTCAGAGAGCCGCCGCCGAAGGCAAACTGGCTGTGTCCGCTGAGGCAGCAGCAGATCTGGTCTGGGCTTCCGCCAATACGGCCTCTTGGCTGTATGTGACAGCCCAGGTTCGTAAGGCACCCCCACCCCAGCCCGACGTCGTTGATCTCATTCGGGAAAGCGTCATGCAGATCATTTTGATCCCAAGGACAGACAACGATTCAGAATGA
- a CDS encoding SDR family oxidoreductase, producing the protein MTSGVAGVRPHKGFTVSASICGAVEAPTRALAVELSRHRVNAVCFGLMRTGLWDGIPEEQRNAMYEHTGKSLPVGRVGEPEDGAEAYLCLMREKYSTGQIIVVDGGSTLV; encoded by the coding sequence TTGACTTCCGGCGTTGCCGGAGTTCGTCCTCATAAGGGGTTTACTGTCTCAGCCAGCATATGCGGCGCTGTTGAGGCACCCACAAGGGCGTTGGCCGTCGAGCTGAGCCGGCATCGCGTCAACGCCGTTTGCTTCGGACTTATGCGTACCGGGTTGTGGGACGGTATTCCTGAGGAACAACGGAACGCAATGTATGAACATACTGGGAAATCATTGCCGGTTGGGCGAGTCGGTGAACCGGAGGACGGCGCTGAGGCATATCTCTGCCTAATGCGCGAAAAATATTCCACCGGTCAGATCATTGTCGTAGATGGCGGTTCTACCTTGGTTTAA
- a CDS encoding DinB family protein — MYFTVQDWIAEWNKEAALTQKVLDALTDDSLHQQVYPEGRTLGRIAWHFVSNIPDYLKKFGVEVAKVPYPDEIPSAREIAETFKAVSLQVADALEAQWTEETLKQTQNAFGRMESNASIFMGLIKHIIHHRGQATVLMRQAGLQIPAVYGPSKEGWAQLGVTTPPL, encoded by the coding sequence ATGTATTTTACAGTACAGGATTGGATTGCTGAATGGAACAAAGAAGCGGCATTAACCCAGAAGGTTCTGGATGCTTTAACGGATGATTCGCTACATCAGCAGGTGTACCCGGAGGGCCGCACGCTGGGAAGAATCGCCTGGCATTTTGTCTCTAACATCCCCGATTATTTGAAGAAATTCGGAGTGGAGGTCGCTAAAGTTCCCTATCCGGATGAGATACCGTCAGCCAGGGAGATTGCGGAGACGTTCAAAGCGGTGAGCCTGCAGGTTGCGGATGCTCTGGAAGCGCAGTGGACGGAGGAAACTTTGAAGCAGACGCAAAACGCCTTCGGGAGAATGGAATCGAATGCTTCCATCTTTATGGGTTTGATCAAACATATTATCCACCATAGAGGACAAGCCACCGTGCTGATGCGCCAGGCCGGGCTGCAAATTCCCGCAGTATACGGGCCTTCCAAAGAAGGCTGGGCCCAGCTCGGCGTAACAACACCCCCGCTTTGA
- a CDS encoding SDR family NAD(P)-dependent oxidoreductase, protein MDLKLTNKVAVVTGASKGIGLAIVRKFIEEGASVVAVSRTLTEELADLVEKKSVKHLPIDVSMERNTAELSKKLGEVFGRIDILINSIGAVDKRRGEGFLATPNEEWEQLYDLNLFSVVRFTQAALPHILKNDERAIVNISSVNARMPEMLLPIYGTTKAALNNLTKMLAGEFGPRNIRVNSISPGPVVTPLWQDPENGMAKTIGSFAAMDSEKVFEELPKMAGITLGKFAEAEDIANLAVFLASERASMITGADYVIDGNMIKTI, encoded by the coding sequence ATGGATCTTAAATTAACCAATAAAGTAGCTGTCGTTACCGGAGCAAGTAAAGGAATTGGACTCGCTATCGTTCGAAAATTTATCGAGGAAGGGGCAAGTGTCGTCGCGGTAAGTCGGACTTTAACGGAGGAATTGGCTGATCTTGTTGAAAAAAAATCAGTCAAACATCTACCGATTGATGTCAGTATGGAACGCAATACAGCTGAACTTTCTAAGAAACTCGGTGAAGTGTTCGGCAGAATCGACATTTTAATCAATAGTATCGGGGCGGTTGACAAGAGAAGAGGAGAAGGTTTTTTGGCTACGCCAAATGAGGAATGGGAACAACTTTATGATTTAAATTTGTTTAGCGTTGTTCGTTTTACTCAAGCAGCATTACCGCATATCCTAAAGAACGATGAGAGGGCAATTGTAAATATCTCTTCAGTAAATGCACGGATGCCCGAAATGTTATTGCCTATTTATGGCACTACCAAAGCGGCACTTAATAATTTGACGAAAATGCTGGCTGGTGAGTTTGGACCCCGAAATATTAGAGTTAACTCAATCTCCCCTGGACCGGTAGTAACCCCTTTGTGGCAAGACCCTGAAAACGGAATGGCCAAAACAATCGGTTCATTTGCAGCGATGGATTCCGAAAAAGTTTTTGAAGAGCTGCCTAAAATGGCTGGTATAACCTTGGGGAAATTTGCAGAAGCCGAAGATATTGCAAACCTTGCAGTTTTCCTTGCTTCGGAGCGGGCTTCAATGATTACCGGAGCGGATTATGTTATTGATGGAAATATGATTAAAACGATTTAA
- a CDS encoding Ger(x)C family spore germination protein produces the protein MYRTIARIGVSLCLLLLPMLLAGCWSSQEIEDLAIYPGMALDRGEPAPTEKEFEAKGGGYTKRDKVMVTVQIVPTKLIGTQDKNKGAAKRPYHNVSGSGDSVLEIFRQFSIRLDRPIIGHHLKVMIMSADLLRKQTIEQVTDFVLRDNDIRPSTAVYITEGLAKDALITTEPNDIPAFHIIGMQRSLQRTSKVLNVVSLSKLDALMHSKKSFILQNLVTGGGEIALSGASIIRGSTGHWIGSLDQEDTECLAWLTGKGHSGAIKTYDWDNEPLTYEVKSMKSKIRSYVDGDTISFKVFISTEGRLIETWNNSDTPSSNEFAEKAGQFVQERLAQMMQKLMHDLQSKYKVDGAGFGDRLAIEHPAVWKRVKEDWDETFSRSKVSFSYKLKITDFGSFTED, from the coding sequence ATGTATAGAACAATTGCACGGATCGGGGTCAGCTTGTGTCTGCTGCTCCTTCCGATGCTTCTGGCGGGGTGCTGGAGTTCCCAGGAAATCGAGGATTTGGCGATCTACCCCGGCATGGCGCTTGACCGGGGAGAACCTGCCCCGACAGAGAAAGAGTTCGAGGCCAAAGGAGGAGGTTACACCAAACGGGATAAAGTGATGGTTACCGTCCAGATCGTGCCTACAAAACTCATCGGGACGCAGGACAAAAATAAAGGGGCAGCCAAGAGACCCTATCATAACGTCTCTGGCAGCGGAGACTCCGTGCTTGAAATCTTTCGCCAGTTCTCCATCCGTCTTGACCGGCCGATCATAGGCCATCATCTAAAGGTAATGATCATGTCCGCCGACCTGCTGAGGAAACAAACGATAGAGCAGGTGACGGATTTTGTACTGCGTGACAACGACATTCGGCCCAGCACCGCAGTCTATATTACCGAGGGCTTGGCCAAGGATGCCTTGATCACAACAGAGCCGAATGATATTCCAGCCTTTCACATCATAGGGATGCAGCGAAGCCTGCAGAGAACCAGCAAAGTGCTGAATGTCGTCTCCTTATCCAAGCTGGACGCGCTAATGCATTCGAAAAAAAGTTTTATCCTGCAGAACCTGGTCACAGGAGGCGGTGAAATCGCATTATCCGGCGCAAGCATTATCCGAGGTTCTACGGGTCATTGGATTGGAAGCCTGGATCAGGAGGATACCGAATGTCTGGCCTGGCTTACCGGCAAAGGGCATTCGGGAGCGATAAAAACGTACGACTGGGACAACGAGCCGCTCACTTATGAGGTCAAGTCCATGAAATCCAAGATCCGGAGCTACGTTGACGGCGACACTATTTCGTTCAAGGTATTTATCTCCACGGAAGGCCGTCTTATCGAAACGTGGAACAACAGCGATACACCGTCTTCCAACGAATTCGCGGAGAAAGCCGGCCAGTTCGTTCAGGAGAGGCTCGCTCAAATGATGCAGAAGCTGATGCATGATTTGCAGTCCAAATATAAAGTGGATGGAGCCGGCTTTGGCGACAGGTTAGCTATTGAGCACCCTGCGGTTTGGAAGAGGGTTAAGGAGGACTGGGACGAAACGTTCAGCCGGTCAAAAGTTTCCTTCTCCTACAAGCTGAAGATTACAGATTTCGGTTCATTTACGGAGGACTGA
- a CDS encoding SDR family NAD(P)-dependent oxidoreductase, with product MVKSEQIERGHSFKGKRVVVLGGTSGIGFAAAEAAAWEGASLVIVSSQKEKADRAVSRLSEGSQGYAVDLTNEEQVRQFFSEIGEFDHLVFTPATH from the coding sequence ATGGTGAAGTCAGAACAGATCGAACGTGGGCATAGTTTCAAGGGCAAGCGTGTTGTTGTTCTTGGAGGAACGTCCGGAATCGGGTTTGCGGCAGCCGAAGCCGCTGCATGGGAAGGGGCATCCTTGGTCATTGTGTCCAGTCAAAAAGAAAAAGCTGACCGTGCCGTTTCGCGTTTGTCCGAAGGCAGCCAGGGATATGCGGTTGATCTGACAAATGAGGAACAAGTTCGTCAATTTTTCAGCGAAATCGGGGAATTCGATCACTTGGTCTTTACTCCGGCGACCCACTGA